CCTTTAAGTATACGGCGCTTTCCTGCCGACCGATCCAAAAGGCGCAGCGCCTTTTTTATTCCAGCGGAACAACACAAAAAACAAGAAGTTGCCACCCCCTTTTCGACATTGAAATCTCAAAAAAGGCAATCCTCGCACATTTCAAACGCCACCTCCTTCCCCGATCTGACCGGATACGTTTCATGATTCTTACCCCCTCTCCTCAAGAAGCGCCCATGACCTCTCTTTCGTACATGATGGAGGTTGTTCGGAAGGCCTTCGGGACAAAAGAAAGCGCTTATTATATCGAACAGGGGCAGCTTCAATCGGAACGGCTGATCAGGGAAATGGCCGAAACAGATGAAGCAGTCTGCCTGATCGGGACCTCTTTTTCTTTTGTCCACTTCATCGATTTTTGTAAAGAGAATAGTTGGACCTGTACGCTACCGACTGGAAGCCGAATCATGGATACCGGCGGGTTCAAAGGGAGTTCGCGGGAGGTTCCGCAGGAGTGGATCTATTCAAAGGCCTGGAAATACTGGGGGATTCCGAATGAGAATTGTGTCAACGAATATGGAATGACCGAGATGACCTCCCAATTTTATGATCGTATTGTAGGCGAAAGCGCGCCGCGTCTCTTTCGCCCCCCGCCTCAGGTACGAACACGCCTCCTTTCTCCAGAGACACTAGAACCTGCGCCAAAGGGAGAGGTCGGTCTCCTGGCCCACACCGACCTGGCCAATCTCGACTCCGTCGCCGCGCTCC
This Candidatus Manganitrophaceae bacterium DNA region includes the following protein-coding sequences:
- a CDS encoding long-chain fatty acid--CoA ligase, producing MRNKLIHLMKMEPGPGSDPLFNELALLLYRHQYRHNSPYRQFSDSLHQSPETVKTWEAIPAIPVIAFKYTALSCRPIQKAQRLFYSSGTTQKTRSCHPLFDIEISKKAILAHFKRHLLPRSDRIRFMILTPSPQEAPMTSLSYMMEVVRKAFGTKESAYYIEQGQLQSERLIREMAETDEAVCLIGTSFSFVHFIDFCKENSWTCTLPTGSRIMDTGGFKGSSREVPQEWIYSKAWKYWGIPNENCVNEYGMTEMTSQFYDRIVGESAPRLFRPPPQVRTRLLSPETLEPAPKGEVGLLAHTDLANLDSVAALLTEDLGREVEGGFVLLGRAGGSEEKGCSIMIDELLQKNITFQD